The following proteins come from a genomic window of Deltaproteobacteria bacterium:
- a CDS encoding ABC transporter substrate-binding protein, with product MKTLRLETTAPFQGLAELVAHDEGLFEKEGIQIEWMDREKGLDKSPQLHITDHKEAERYTSHGRMMESGQADLYNACEWGNFSRVETTKVGSRQVGRRSMVNFAALVVRADSPVQVPQQFADVQIGIPFYSGTHYLCLQMLEGFVPRELIKLGRVPNGSNFRFKMLMDGTIEATTLTEPYISLAEKMGCRIVISAFHHGTDVASDRVDSETYAAFNRAIREAVRRIMANKRAYLHYFIDYYRDKDPQISQLTIDDLRASRLYLVDPAPIPADELQRTYDWMKSWDFLETAPCATALVDLNVNA from the coding sequence ATGAAAACATTGCGATTGGAGACCACTGCGCCGTTTCAAGGCTTAGCCGAGCTCGTCGCCCACGACGAAGGTCTGTTCGAGAAGGAAGGCATCCAGATCGAGTGGATGGACCGTGAGAAGGGCCTCGACAAAAGCCCGCAGCTGCACATCACGGATCATAAGGAAGCCGAGCGCTACACCAGCCACGGACGCATGATGGAATCCGGCCAGGCCGACCTCTACAACGCCTGCGAATGGGGCAATTTTTCGCGGGTTGAAACCACCAAGGTCGGTAGCCGGCAGGTCGGCCGTCGGTCCATGGTGAATTTTGCCGCGCTCGTCGTTCGCGCCGATTCGCCGGTGCAGGTGCCACAGCAATTCGCCGACGTGCAGATCGGCATCCCCTTTTATAGCGGCACACATTATCTGTGCTTGCAGATGTTGGAAGGCTTCGTGCCGCGCGAGTTAATCAAGCTCGGCCGGGTGCCGAACGGCTCCAACTTCCGCTTCAAGATGCTCATGGATGGAACTATCGAAGCGACGACCCTCACCGAACCGTATATTTCTTTGGCGGAAAAAATGGGCTGCCGCATCGTCATCTCGGCATTTCATCACGGCACCGACGTCGCGTCCGATCGTGTCGACAGCGAAACCTACGCCGCTTTTAATCGCGCGATCCGCGAAGCCGTGCGGCGGATCATGGCGAACAAGCGCGCCTATCTGCACTATTTCATCGACTACTATCGCGACAAAGATCCGCAGATCAGCCAGCTCACCATCGACGATCTGCGCGCGAGCCGCCTCTATCTGGTCGATCCGGCGCCGATCCCGGCCGATGAACTACAACGCACCTATGACTGGATGAAGAGCTGGGATTTCCTCGAAACCGCGCCCTGCGCCACCGCTTTGGTCGATCTCAACGTCAACGCGTAG
- a CDS encoding D-2-hydroxyacid dehydrogenase, producing MTVRIAQFVNAANDVVDEAFLRDFPEVEAAKAHNLESLANALDGAEILHAYNSAFSADFARLVRDKGRALKWIQFTTVGVEIGLRAGLPDGVWVTNGGDVSQRVLASHAMALMLGVMRNFHRFEQLRAKREWARLTMSSHILDPDGARMVILGMGHIGQDIARKAKAFDMEVICVTRSSVPAVPEIDRVVPREKVNEVLPSADVVMVAMPLDNSTRGFLSAERIALMKETAILVNISRGKVVDEAALARALTEGRIMGAGLDAFAEEPLPAASPLWDLPNVLITPHVGGQGGWQLWRRMSELIRDNTRRYLSGAPLKHVVRTADGKLQGF from the coding sequence ATGACAGTTCGTATTGCCCAGTTCGTGAACGCCGCCAATGATGTGGTGGACGAAGCTTTTCTGCGCGACTTTCCCGAGGTCGAGGCGGCCAAGGCTCACAATCTCGAATCCCTCGCCAATGCACTCGACGGCGCGGAAATCCTCCATGCTTACAACTCCGCCTTCAGCGCGGACTTCGCGCGCCTGGTGCGTGACAAAGGCCGGGCGCTCAAGTGGATCCAATTCACCACCGTCGGCGTCGAAATCGGACTGAGGGCGGGCCTACCGGATGGTGTCTGGGTCACCAATGGCGGCGACGTCAGCCAGCGGGTGCTCGCCAGCCACGCCATGGCCCTGATGCTGGGCGTCATGCGAAACTTTCACCGCTTCGAGCAACTACGCGCAAAGCGAGAGTGGGCACGGCTCACTATGTCTTCCCACATACTCGACCCCGATGGCGCGCGCATGGTGATCCTCGGCATGGGCCATATCGGTCAGGACATCGCGCGCAAGGCCAAAGCGTTCGATATGGAAGTGATCTGCGTCACCCGCTCGTCTGTCCCCGCCGTGCCGGAGATCGATCGCGTCGTACCCAGGGAAAAAGTCAACGAAGTTCTTCCCAGCGCCGATGTGGTCATGGTGGCGATGCCGCTCGACAACAGCACAAGGGGATTTCTCAGCGCCGAACGAATCGCGCTCATGAAAGAAACCGCGATCCTTGTAAATATTTCCCGCGGTAAAGTTGTGGACGAAGCGGCACTGGCCCGCGCCCTCACCGAGGGCCGCATCATGGGGGCCGGACTCGATGCCTTCGCCGAAGAACCGTTGCCCGCCGCGAGCCCACTGTGGGATCTCCCCAATGTGCTGATAACGCCGCATGTCGGCGGGCAGGGCGGTTGGCAATTGTGGCGCCGGATGAGCGAGCTTATCCGCGACAACACGCGCCGCTATCTTTCAGGTGCGCCCCTCAAGCACGTGGTCAGAACCGCCGACGGGAAACTGCAAGGTTTTTGA